Proteins co-encoded in one Amaranthus tricolor cultivar Red isolate AtriRed21 chromosome 7, ASM2621246v1, whole genome shotgun sequence genomic window:
- the LOC130818318 gene encoding protein NDR1-like → MPRRTEKGLCSTCISLGTTIFFLWFVFSSKSPKCSIQEFKLLLPLKSNQTTTKISISSPLNNTIHYDLKLKNRNFNKGIYYDALNLTFFYKSNLNGINLPIGNTTFSPFYQGRSKATHRLGNITSTATTTTSNVAFRVEMATAIRCKGTLWKSKRHRFVVGVDFKVNDEGVLVKGNDNKGIVLSSSSRKNGIGKGVLGVMGILGIFFNSHLVILILIDFSLIGV, encoded by the coding sequence ATGCCAAGAAGGACAGAAAAAGGTTTATGTTCTACTTGTATATCATTAGGCACAACTATATTCTTCTTATGGTTTGTCTTTAGTTCAAAATCTCCCAAATGTTCCATTCAAGAATTTAAACTTCTTTTACCCTTAAAATCCAACCAAACAACCACTAAGATCTCCATTTCAAGCCCTCTAAACAACACTATTCACTATGATTTAAAgctcaaaaatagaaatttcaACAAAGGAATATATTATGATGCTCTTAATCTTACTTTCTTTTATAAATCTAATCTTAATGGTATTAATTTACCCATTGGAAATACCACTTTTAGCCCCTTTTATCAAGGTCGTTCCAAGGCTACACATCGTTTAGGGAATATTACTTCTACTGCTACTACAACGACTTCCAATGTCGCTTTTAGGGTAGAGATGGCTACTGCGATAAGGTGCAAAGGCACATTGTGGAAGAGTAAACGACATCGTTTTGTTGTAGGAGTTGACTTCAAAGTCAACGATGAGGGTGTTTTGGTCAAAGGGAATGATAATAAGGGGATTGTGCTTAGTTCTAGTTCTAGGAAGAATGGGATTGGGAAGGGTGTTTTAGGGGTGATGGGtattttgggtattttttttaattcacacttggtgattttgattttaatcgACTTTTCATTGATTGGTGTGTGA